The following is a genomic window from uncultured Propionivibrio sp..
GCGCCATCTCGGCGAGCGCCGCGTCGCATTTGGCGAGATCGGTCACCCCGGCATCGGAGTTGGTCGTCGCGCCGGCCGGATACAGCTTCACCGCCTTGACCACACCGCTCTCGAATGCCCGCCGGATTTCGTCGGCCGGCGTATTGTCGGTCAAATACAGCGTCATCAACGGCTCGAAGCGGCTGCCGGCGGGAAGCGCGGCAAGAATGCGCTGACGATAGGCCAGCGCTGCATCGAGCGTGGTCACTGGCGGCCGCAAGTTCGGCATGATGATGGCACGGGCAAACTGCCGCGCCGAATGCGGCAGGACCGCCGCCAGCGCGGCGCCGTCGCGCAGATGAAGATGCCAGTCGTCCGGACAGGTCAGCGTGATTCGATTGGGCGCCATGATCTTGTCGTGTAATGGGGATGCAGCCATTCTAGCAAAGGCGGCGCCGCATCGTCGCCATCGTTCACTCTTCCGCAGCCGCCCCGCCTGCCTCGGCGCGCAAGATTAATGCACGAGCATACAGGGCGTTCTTCGACACACCGGTGATGGCATGCGCGAGCCGCGCCGCTTGCTTGACCGGCAACCCATCCTCAAGCAACAGGCCGAGGACGCGCTCGCCGTCGCCGGCATCTTCTTCGGGTTCTGCGCCGGAAACGATCAGCACGAATTCGCCACGCTGCCGGTTGGCGTCGGCGCGCAACCAATCGACCGCATCGCCGAGCGGGCAGACATGAATCGTCTCAAACAATTTGGTCAGTTCGCGCGCAACAACCAGCGTGCGCGAAACGCCGAAGACGGCAGACAGCGACGCGACCATCTCGACGATCCGGTGCGGCGCCTCATAAAACACCAGCGCATACGGCAGATCGACAAGTTCGCGCAGCGCCTCCTCACGCTGCCGTGTCTTGGCGGGCAGAAATCCGTAGAACAGGAAATGCGGCGACAGCAGACCCGACGCCGACAAGGCGGTGATGGCCGCGCAGGCGCCTGGCAGCGGCACGATGCGAAAGCCGGCCGCACGCACGCGGGCAACGAGGCGCGCCCCCGGATCGGATATCGCCGGCGTGCCGGCATCGGAAACAAGCGCCACCGACTCACCAGCTTCAAGACGCGCGATGATCTGCCCGGCGGCAGCCTCCTCGTTATGCTCATGCGTCGCCAGAAGCCGCGCCGACACGCCGAAATGCTTGAGCAGTGGCGCACTGTGACGCGTGTCTTCGGCCGCCACCCAGTCAACCTGGCGCAGCACTTCGACGGCGCGTTGTGTCATATCTGACAGGTTACCGAGCGGGGTCGGTACGACATACAATGCGGCGGCTTCTTGCGTCATGGCGGAGACTTCGATGAGGGACGACAACGATACCACGACCGCCCGCGGAAAACGCGCCGAGGATCAGGCGGCGCGCTTCCTCGAGCAGCGCGGACTGACGGTGTGGCGTCGCAACTATCGCTGCCCCGGCGGCGAGATCGACCTCGTCTGCCGCGACGGCAGGACGCTGGTGTTCGTCGAAGTCCGCCAGCGCCGCAACCGCCGCTTCGGCGGCGCCGCTGCCAGCATCACCGCGACAAAGCAAGAACGGATCGTCCGCGCCGCCCACCACTTTCTCCTTGCCGAAAAGAAGACAAACAGCGATTGCAGAATCGACTGCATTCTGATCGACGGCGATGAAACCACCTGGCTCCGGAATGCGATCTCGGCCGATTAGACGCTTCAGCTTTCTGGCGCTGGGTGCCCTGCTCACCAATACGAGCACGGCCGAGTCGGTCAGAATTCTGGTGCAACGCTCTCCGCTCGCCGGCAGCCAGTATTACGCTGCCCGCCGGGCATGGGGCGAATTGCGGCCGGGCGACCGACTCGAACTGGTACGCGAGGCCGACAACCGCCACGATCGCAATGCCATTCGCATTGACTGGCGCAAGCAGGCGCTCGGCTATATCCCCCGCGCCGAGAACCGGGCCGTCGCCCGCGCGCTCGATGCCGGCGAACGACTCGTGGCACGTATCGCCACGCTGCGCGACGATCCCGACCCGTGGCGTCGGATCGAGTTCGAGATTTTTGTCGTTATCGGAGACAACGATACTGCCCCCAAAGGAAGCAAACCGGGAGAAATGTTAGACTAGTGCTTTAGTCATTTGCCGCCACCACACCATGGACCTGATTTCACGTATCGGACAGCACTTCGCCGACAGCGCCCAAACCAAGCTCGACGCCGTTGAAACGCTTTCACCCCTGATTGCCCAGGCCGCCGAAACGATGGTCGCGAGCCTGGTCGGCAACGGCAAGGTATTGGCCTGCGGCAACGGCGGTTCCGCCGCCGACGCCCAGCACTTCGCGGCCGAACTCGTCGGCCGTTTCGAAGTCGAGCGCCAAGGACTCGCCGCCATCGCGCTGACCACCGACACCTCGATCATGACCGCCGTCGGCAACGACTACGGCTACAACGCCGTCTTCGAACGCCAGGTCCGCGCGCTCGGCCAGAGCGGCGACGTGCTGCTGGCGATCTCGACCTCAGGCAATTCGCCGAGCATCATCGAAGCCATCAATGCGGCGCATGAGAATGACCTGCGCGTCGTCGCACTGACCGGCAAGGGCGGCGGCAAAATGGGCGCGATGCTGCGTGACGGCGACATCCACCTCTGCGTTCCCTCTTCCCGCACCGCACGCATTCAGGAGGTCCACCTGCTGACCATCCACTGCCTGTGCGATGCCATCGATTGTCTGCTTCTGGGAGTTGAATGATGAACAAACGTCTGATTGCCACCCTTCTGCTCGGCGCCACCTTGTTGCCCACTCTGCAGGGCTGCCTGCCGCTGGTCGCCACCAGCGCCACGGTTGGCGTCCTGGCCGCCGTCGACCGCCGCTCGGTCGGCACGCAAACCGAAGATGAGTCGATCGAATGGAAAGCCTCGGCACGCATTCGTGACAATCTCGGCGACCGCGCCCACGTCAATGTCACCAGTTATAACCGCAAGGTCCTGCTGACCGGCGAGACTTTCACGGCAGAAGCCAAGGCCGAAGTCGACCGTCTCGTCCGCGACGTCCCCAACGTCCAGGGCACCTACAACGAACTGGTGGTGGCACCGACCTCGTCCTTCACCGCGCGCAGCAATGACGCTTTCATCACGTCGAAGATCAAGAGCCGCTCGGTCGATAACGGCAAGTTCAACCCGGTGCATGTAAAGGTCGTTACCGAGGCCGGCGTTGCCTTCCTGCTCGGCACAGTGACCCAGGCCGAGGCAGACGCCGCCCTGCAGGTCGCATCAACCACGGCAGGCGTCAGGAAAGTGGTCAATCTGCTCGAAATCATCAGCGTCGCACGCGCCCGCGAAATCGACGCCGCACCGGCCAACGCCAAGCCCGGCAACGAACCCCGCTGACCTGCCGTCCGATGAGTGCTGACGCAATGAATTACCCGACCCCGGTCTTTGAATCCAAGATCGTGGCCCCACAGGATCTGCGTGCCCGACTGGCGCAACTGCCGCGCCCACTGGTGTTTACCAACGGCTGCTTCGACATCCTGCATCGCGGCCACGTCACGCTACTCGGGCAGGCGCGCGCGCTGGGGACGTCCATGATCGTCGCGCTCAACACCGACGCATCGGTACGTCGCCTCGGCAAGGGCGACGACCGCCCGGTCAATGCGCTCGCCGACCGTCTGGCCGTCATGGCGGCACTCGAATGCGTCTCGCTGGTGACCTGGTTCGACGAGGACACGCCAATCGAGCGCATCCTCGACTGCCGCCCGGACATCCTCGTCAAGGGCGGTGACTGGCCGGTGGAAAAGATCGTCGGCAACACCGAGGTCGCCGGCTGGGGCGGAAAAACGGTATCGATTCCGTTCATCCACCAGAAATCGACGACCGCCCTGCTCGAGAAGATCCGCAAGCTCTAAGCCGGACCGGGTGACCGCCAGGCGGTCACCTTCTTTCTTTCAAACGCTCAGGCAATCGCCTCGACGTCGGCACGCATCGTCGCGATGTCGTTCGCGTCGAGCACGACATCGCCGCCCTTGGCGTTATCCTCGATCTGATGCAGTTTGCGGGCACCGCACAAGACGCTCACGTTGCTGCCCTTGCCTTGTGCCGCCGTCCAGCCGATCACCAGCTGGGTCATCGAACAGCCGTATTTCTTGCACAGTGGCGCCCAGCGCTCCGACAAGGCCGCAATCTTGCTCAGGTTCTCGGGCTGGAACCATTTGATCCGGCTGCGCGCCAGCCCCATTTCGACTTGCGTCGCCGCCGTAATCTTGCCGGTCAGGATGCCACGCTCAAGCGGCGAGTACGCCTGGAAGGTAACACCATGCATCCCGCAGAGCCCCATGAGCCGGTCACCGACACCGCGGTCGAGCATGCTGAATTTTTCCTGGATGAGGTCGAGCTGGCCGGCCGCCACGTACTCCATGAACTGCGCATCGCTGAGGTTGGACGCACCGATCGCGCGGATCTTTCCTTGCCGCTTGAGCTCGCCGAGAAATCCCATGGTATCGGCAATCGGGCAGGGGAACTCGGGCAACTCCTGCCAATGCACGATGTAGATGTCGATGTAATCGGTCTTCAGGCGGCGCAGGCTGGCCTCGACCTCCTGTGCCAGGCTTTCCGGACGCGAGTTGCGCACGATGCGCACACCGTCGCGCTCCATCATGAAGGCGCCTTCGCTGATATCCCAGCGCAGACCGCACTTCGTCGACAGGACATAATCGCCACGACGCCCGGCCAAGGCCTTGCCAACGACCTCCTCGCTATGCCCCAGGCCGTAGGCCGGCGCGGTGTCGAGCAAGGTGACGCCGAGATCGCGGGCGCGGTGGATCGTCCGCACCGACTCGGCATCGTCGCTCGCGCCCCACATGCTGTCGCCGCCGATCGCCCAGGCGCCAATGCCGACCACCGACGCTTCAATGCCCGACTTCCCGATTTTCATGCTGCGCACGTTATGCTCCTTGACTGGCCAAAACGTTGATTATGCGCCACCCGATCGGCATTGAGTAGCTTATGCACACGACATGAGATCCGTGACTTGTTTCGCCAGGCGCGGCGGGCCGCACAGCTCACCGGAAGATGTGTTCAGTCTCGGCTGAGGAACCCCTCGATCGCACGCGCCACCTGCTCAGGCTGGTCGTGCTGGACGTTGTGACCGGTATCCTCGATGGTGACGACGCGAACGTCGCGGAAACATGCGACGCGCCGGTCGAATTCGGGCGGATCGTTGCCAAAACGCAAATTGGCATAGCCGTGGCTGGCGATCGCCAGGAGCACCGGCGCCTCGATCCGCTGCCAACAGGCCAGATTATCCTCGGCGTGATAGACCATCGGCGAAGGTACGCGATGCCAGGGGTCGCAGTTCAGCTCGACCGACCCGTCGTCGCGGAAACGACAGAGATGCTGCGA
Proteins encoded in this region:
- a CDS encoding adenylyltransferase/cytidyltransferase family protein codes for the protein MNYPTPVFESKIVAPQDLRARLAQLPRPLVFTNGCFDILHRGHVTLLGQARALGTSMIVALNTDASVRRLGKGDDRPVNALADRLAVMAALECVSLVTWFDEDTPIERILDCRPDILVKGGDWPVEKIVGNTEVAGWGGKTVSIPFIHQKSTTALLEKIRKL
- a CDS encoding aldo/keto reductase, producing the protein MKIGKSGIEASVVGIGAWAIGGDSMWGASDDAESVRTIHRARDLGVTLLDTAPAYGLGHSEEVVGKALAGRRGDYVLSTKCGLRWDISEGAFMMERDGVRIVRNSRPESLAQEVEASLRRLKTDYIDIYIVHWQELPEFPCPIADTMGFLGELKRQGKIRAIGASNLSDAQFMEYVAAGQLDLIQEKFSMLDRGVGDRLMGLCGMHGVTFQAYSPLERGILTGKITAATQVEMGLARSRIKWFQPENLSKIAALSERWAPLCKKYGCSMTQLVIGWTAAQGKGSNVSVLCGARKLHQIEDNAKGGDVVLDANDIATMRADVEAIA
- a CDS encoding HIRAN domain-containing protein gives rise to the protein MRSRPIRRFSFLALGALLTNTSTAESVRILVQRSPLAGSQYYAARRAWGELRPGDRLELVREADNRHDRNAIRIDWRKQALGYIPRAENRAVARALDAGERLVARIATLRDDPDPWRRIEFEIFVVIGDNDTAPKGSKPGEMLD
- a CDS encoding YraN family protein, with the protein product MRDDNDTTTARGKRAEDQAARFLEQRGLTVWRRNYRCPGGEIDLVCRDGRTLVFVEVRQRRNRRFGGAAASITATKQERIVRAAHHFLLAEKKTNSDCRIDCILIDGDETTWLRNAISAD
- a CDS encoding phosphoheptose isomerase, which codes for MDLISRIGQHFADSAQTKLDAVETLSPLIAQAAETMVASLVGNGKVLACGNGGSAADAQHFAAELVGRFEVERQGLAAIALTTDTSIMTAVGNDYGYNAVFERQVRALGQSGDVLLAISTSGNSPSIIEAINAAHENDLRVVALTGKGGGKMGAMLRDGDIHLCVPSSRTARIQEVHLLTIHCLCDAIDCLLLGVE
- a CDS encoding BON domain-containing protein yields the protein MMNKRLIATLLLGATLLPTLQGCLPLVATSATVGVLAAVDRRSVGTQTEDESIEWKASARIRDNLGDRAHVNVTSYNRKVLLTGETFTAEAKAEVDRLVRDVPNVQGTYNELVVAPTSSFTARSNDAFITSKIKSRSVDNGKFNPVHVKVVTEAGVAFLLGTVTQAEADAALQVASTTAGVRKVVNLLEIISVARAREIDAAPANAKPGNEPR
- the rsmI gene encoding 16S rRNA (cytidine(1402)-2'-O)-methyltransferase, producing MTQEAAALYVVPTPLGNLSDMTQRAVEVLRQVDWVAAEDTRHSAPLLKHFGVSARLLATHEHNEEAAAGQIIARLEAGESVALVSDAGTPAISDPGARLVARVRAAGFRIVPLPGACAAITALSASGLLSPHFLFYGFLPAKTRQREEALRELVDLPYALVFYEAPHRIVEMVASLSAVFGVSRTLVVARELTKLFETIHVCPLGDAVDWLRADANRQRGEFVLIVSGAEPEEDAGDGERVLGLLLEDGLPVKQAARLAHAITGVSKNALYARALILRAEAGGAAAEE